One stretch of Lacrimispora sphenoides DNA includes these proteins:
- a CDS encoding GNAT family N-acetyltransferase yields MVIRTAEEKDMPELLKIYNYEVERGLATFDLNPKTMEERLVWFREHNVGNHPLIVAEEDGKAVGYASLSSYRPKEAYAATVELSVYIDRDYRRRGIAGELAYTIIEMAKERDDIHTVISVITGGNEASIRLHERLGFIHCGTIREVGVKLGKILDIENYQMLV; encoded by the coding sequence ATGGTGATCAGAACCGCAGAAGAAAAGGATATGCCGGAGCTTTTAAAGATTTATAATTATGAAGTGGAACGTGGACTGGCTACATTTGATTTGAATCCTAAAACAATGGAGGAGCGGCTGGTCTGGTTTCGGGAACATAACGTGGGGAATCATCCATTGATCGTGGCAGAAGAAGATGGTAAAGCAGTGGGGTATGCCAGCCTTTCCTCTTACCGTCCAAAAGAAGCTTATGCAGCCACAGTAGAACTGTCCGTATATATTGATAGGGACTACCGTCGCAGAGGCATAGCCGGGGAATTAGCCTATACAATCATTGAGATGGCTAAGGAACGGGATGATATTCATACGGTTATTTCTGTAATAACAGGAGGGAATGAGGCGAGCATCCGGCTTCATGAGAGATTGGGATTTATTCATTGCGGGACTATAAGGGAAGTGGGAGTAAAGCTTGGGAAAATATTGGATATTGAGAATTATCAGATGCTGGTTTAG
- a CDS encoding ComF family protein has translation MYPLYFVDLLFPRRCPVCDEIVMPKGGLICPECVKKLSFVKNPVCKKCGKEVISPDMEYCFDCVRHKRTFEYGRALLNYDETAGSSMAKIKYKNKREYLDFYGEAIYARYGKLIRRMEANVLVPVPVHPSRKKERGFNQAEILARRIEEHLGLAVCPSMLVRNKKTMPQKGLDPAGRLKNLEEAFSAGNMIEGVKGVILVDDIYTTGSTIEACTRALKKAGIKRVYFLAICIGRGQ, from the coding sequence ATGTACCCTTTATATTTTGTTGATCTACTATTTCCCAGACGATGCCCAGTCTGTGACGAAATCGTTATGCCAAAAGGCGGGCTGATCTGCCCGGAATGTGTGAAAAAACTATCATTTGTCAAGAATCCAGTCTGTAAAAAATGTGGAAAGGAGGTCATAAGTCCTGATATGGAGTACTGCTTTGACTGTGTCAGGCATAAGCGTACCTTTGAGTATGGCAGGGCCCTTTTGAATTATGATGAAACTGCCGGAAGCTCAATGGCGAAAATAAAATATAAGAATAAGCGGGAATACCTGGATTTTTATGGGGAAGCGATCTATGCTCGGTATGGGAAACTGATCCGGCGCATGGAGGCAAACGTCCTTGTTCCTGTTCCCGTCCATCCTTCCAGGAAAAAGGAGAGGGGATTTAATCAAGCAGAGATTTTGGCCCGTAGGATCGAAGAACATCTAGGACTCGCTGTTTGTCCCTCAATGCTGGTAAGAAATAAAAAAACCATGCCCCAAAAGGGGCTTGATCCTGCGGGAAGGCTTAAGAATCTGGAGGAGGCATTTTCAGCGGGAAATATGATAGAAGGGGTTAAGGGAGTCATTTTAGTGGATGATATTTATACCACGGGGAGCACCATAGAAGCCTGTACACGAGCTCTGAAAAAGGCTGGAATAAAAAGGGTTTATTTTCTTGCAATTTGTATTGGACGAGGGCAGTAG
- a CDS encoding SF1B family DNA helicase RecD2, whose translation MATVCGFVEKIKYRNEDNGYTVLSLVEAGEEYTLVGSFHYISEGEMIEAVGSMTEHPVYGEQMTVESYEIKAPEDTAAMERYLGSGAIKGIGAALASRIVRRFKADTFRIMEEEPERLSEVKGVSEKMAMSISQQVEEKKEMRQAMMFLQEYGITMNLAVKIYQEYGPRLYSVLKENPYQLADDIPGVGFKMADEIARKAGIFTDSDFRIKCGVLYILLQATANGHTYLPEEDLLSQASELLKIEPSFIEKHLMDMQLDKRLVIRELEGKRIVYASLYYYMELNVAKMLHDLNIRGRMPEEEIQTQLLKLQKEEQIELDEKQVQAVVEAVNSGLLIITGGPGTGKTTTINTIIRFFESQEMEILLAAPTGRAAKRMTEATGYEARTIHRLLELTGVPGDDRSLGMHFERNEENPLDADAVIIDETSMVDIHLMQSLLKAINPGTRLILVGDVNQLPSVGPGNVLRDMIDSGSFNVVMLTKIFRQATQSDIVVNAHKINRGEQVPLGKKSNDFLFIKREAPNAIINAMITLVQDKLPGYVHAKTYDIQIMTPMRKGAIGVERLNTILQEYLNPPGDGKAEKETAGVTYRVGDKVMQIKNNYNIEWEVRNKYGIPMDKGTGVYNGDMGIVREINAFAELVTVEFDEGRMVDYSFKQLEELELAYAITIHKSQGSEYPAVVIPVFSGPRMLMTRNLIYTAVTRAKSCVCLVGMPEIFGDMVNNEMEQRRYSGLKDRICEISKLN comes from the coding sequence ATGGCAACAGTCTGCGGATTTGTAGAGAAAATTAAATACAGGAACGAGGACAACGGCTACACGGTACTAAGTCTCGTGGAGGCTGGTGAAGAGTATACCCTTGTGGGAAGTTTCCATTACATAAGCGAAGGAGAAATGATTGAAGCTGTAGGCTCCATGACTGAGCATCCGGTTTATGGAGAGCAGATGACCGTAGAGAGCTATGAGATCAAGGCCCCGGAGGATACCGCGGCTATGGAACGGTACCTGGGATCAGGAGCCATCAAGGGTATCGGAGCAGCTCTGGCCTCCCGGATCGTCCGCCGCTTTAAAGCTGATACATTCCGTATCATGGAAGAGGAGCCGGAACGGCTTTCCGAAGTAAAGGGAGTCAGCGAAAAGATGGCGATGTCTATCTCTCAGCAGGTAGAGGAGAAAAAGGAGATGCGCCAGGCCATGATGTTCCTTCAGGAGTATGGAATTACCATGAATCTGGCGGTAAAGATCTATCAAGAGTATGGTCCCAGGCTTTACAGTGTGTTAAAGGAAAACCCTTACCAGCTGGCGGATGATATTCCTGGTGTAGGATTCAAAATGGCAGATGAAATTGCCAGAAAAGCAGGAATTTTCACGGATTCGGATTTCCGCATCAAATGCGGCGTGTTGTACATCCTCTTACAGGCTACGGCAAACGGTCATACCTATCTGCCAGAGGAAGATCTTTTGTCCCAGGCCTCGGAGCTTCTTAAAATAGAGCCTTCTTTTATAGAAAAGCATCTGATGGATATGCAGCTGGATAAACGGCTTGTCATCCGGGAGTTGGAAGGAAAACGGATTGTTTACGCTTCCCTATATTATTACATGGAACTAAATGTGGCAAAGATGCTTCATGACTTAAATATCAGGGGGCGGATGCCAGAAGAGGAGATCCAGACCCAGCTTCTTAAGCTTCAAAAGGAAGAGCAGATTGAGCTGGACGAAAAACAGGTTCAGGCAGTGGTGGAAGCAGTAAACAGCGGACTTCTTATCATCACCGGTGGTCCGGGTACAGGTAAGACGACTACCATCAACACCATCATACGGTTCTTTGAAAGCCAGGAGATGGAAATTCTCCTTGCGGCTCCTACCGGCAGGGCTGCAAAGAGGATGACGGAAGCCACTGGATATGAGGCGAGGACCATCCACCGGCTCCTGGAGCTGACTGGGGTCCCGGGAGATGACCGGTCTCTGGGGATGCATTTTGAAAGAAATGAGGAAAATCCTCTGGATGCCGACGCGGTGATCATTGATGAGACCTCCATGGTGGATATCCATTTGATGCAGTCTCTGCTAAAGGCAATTAATCCGGGGACAAGGCTGATCCTTGTAGGAGATGTAAATCAGCTCCCCAGCGTTGGCCCTGGTAACGTACTTCGGGATATGATTGATTCCGGAAGCTTTAACGTAGTTATGCTCACTAAGATTTTCCGTCAGGCAACCCAAAGCGATATTGTGGTCAATGCCCATAAGATCAACAGGGGAGAGCAGGTCCCGTTGGGGAAAAAGAGCAATGATTTTCTCTTCATAAAGAGAGAGGCCCCCAATGCGATCATCAATGCCATGATCACCTTGGTTCAGGACAAACTGCCCGGTTATGTTCATGCTAAGACCTATGATATTCAGATCATGACGCCAATGAGAAAAGGTGCCATCGGTGTGGAACGGTTAAATACCATTTTACAGGAATATTTAAATCCCCCAGGAGATGGAAAAGCTGAAAAGGAAACGGCCGGAGTCACTTACCGGGTAGGTGATAAGGTCATGCAGATCAAGAATAATTATAACATTGAGTGGGAGGTCCGCAACAAATACGGGATTCCCATGGACAAGGGTACCGGCGTTTACAATGGGGATATGGGAATTGTCCGGGAAATCAATGCCTTTGCAGAGCTGGTAACCGTGGAATTCGACGAAGGGCGCATGGTGGACTACAGCTTTAAGCAGCTGGAGGAACTGGAGCTTGCCTATGCCATTACCATTCACAAGTCTCAGGGAAGCGAATACCCGGCAGTGGTCATTCCCGTTTTTTCCGGTCCAAGGATGTTGATGACCAGGAATCTGATTTACACCGCAGTGACCCGTGCTAAATCTTGTGTCTGCCTGGTGGGAATGCCGGAAATTTTCGGAGATATGGTGAATAATGAAATGGAGCAGAGGAGATATTCGGGATTAAAGGACCGGATCTGCGAAATCAGTAAGTTAAATTAA
- a CDS encoding rod shape-determining protein — translation MIMMMSNDIGIDLGTASILVYIKGKGVVLKEPSVVAIDRDTNKIKAIGEEARLMIGRTPGNIVAVRPLRQGVISDYTVTEKMLKYFINKAVGKRTLRKPRISVCIPSGATEVEKKAVEDATYQAGAREVAIIEEPVAAAIGAGIDIAKACGNMIVDIGGGTSDIAVISLGGTVVSTSIKIAGDDFDEALVRYMRKKHNLLIGERTAEEIKINIGAAYRRPEVLTMEVRGRNLVTGLPKTIVVTSDETLDALKEPAMQIVDAVHNVLERTPPELAADIFDRGIVLTGGGSLLSGLDALIEEKTGINTMIAEDPLTAVAIGTGKFIEYMHGGNNKTEF, via the coding sequence ATCATAATGATGATGTCCAATGATATTGGAATTGATTTAGGTACAGCAAGCATACTGGTCTATATTAAGGGAAAGGGAGTTGTATTAAAGGAACCTTCCGTTGTAGCCATTGACCGTGATACTAATAAAATCAAAGCAATTGGAGAGGAAGCCAGACTGATGATCGGAAGAACGCCAGGCAACATTGTTGCAGTAAGGCCTCTTCGTCAAGGAGTTATTTCTGATTATACCGTAACAGAAAAGATGCTTAAATACTTTATCAACAAGGCGGTTGGTAAAAGAACGCTGAGAAAACCAAGAATCAGTGTGTGCATTCCAAGCGGAGCCACTGAGGTGGAGAAAAAAGCGGTAGAGGATGCCACCTATCAGGCAGGGGCCAGAGAGGTAGCAATCATAGAGGAGCCGGTTGCAGCAGCGATTGGTGCTGGAATCGACATTGCAAAGGCCTGCGGCAATATGATCGTTGATATAGGCGGAGGAACCTCTGATATTGCAGTTATTTCTCTTGGAGGTACGGTAGTGAGCACCTCCATAAAGATTGCAGGAGATGATTTTGATGAAGCCCTTGTCCGTTACATGCGCAAAAAACATAACCTTTTGATCGGTGAGAGAACGGCTGAGGAAATCAAGATTAACATCGGTGCCGCATACAGAAGACCGGAGGTCTTAACCATGGAGGTTCGCGGGCGTAACCTTGTTACTGGTCTGCCAAAAACTATTGTGGTCACTTCGGACGAGACTTTGGATGCCTTAAAAGAACCGGCCATGCAGATCGTAGACGCGGTTCACAACGTACTGGAGCGTACTCCACCTGAACTGGCAGCCGATATTTTTGACCGGGGGATTGTGCTTACCGGAGGCGGCTCTCTCTTAAGTGGTCTGGATGCCCTGATCGAAGAAAAGACGGGTATCAACACCATGATCGCAGAGGATCCGCTGACTGCAGTAGCCATTGGAACAGGTAAATTCATTGAATACATGCATGGCGGAAATAATAAAACAGAATTTTAA
- a CDS encoding ABC-F family ATP-binding cassette domain-containing protein — protein MSILNVEHLTHGFGDRAIFQDVSFRLLKGEHIGLIGANGEGKSTFMNIITGTLQPDEGKVEWAKRVRVGYLDQHTVLDKGMTIRDVLKGAFAFLFQMEEQMNEICDKMGEADEETMASMMEELGTIQDLLMAHDFYIIDSKVEEVARALGLSDMGLDKDVTELSGGQRTKTLLGKLLLEKPDILLLDEPTNYLDVQHIEWLKRYLQEYENAFILISHDIPFLNSVVNIIYNMENQNLDRYVGDYEKFQEVYAVKRAQLEAAYKRQQQEISELEDFVARNKARVSTRNMAMSRQKKLDKMDVIELSKDKPKPEFHFMEARTAGKYIIETTDMVIGYEEPLSSPLNLSMERGEKVVLVGANGIGKTTLLKSILGLIPSLGGSVELGDYLSIGYFEQEMTPGNTTTCIEEIWKEFPSYTQYQVRSALAKCGLTTKHIESQVRVLSGGEQAKVRLCKLINRETNVLLLDEPTNHLDMEAKEELKRALKEYKGSILLICHEPEFYDGIATRVLDCREWALKLS, from the coding sequence ATGAGCATATTAAACGTAGAACATCTGACCCATGGATTCGGGGACCGTGCCATCTTTCAGGATGTATCCTTCCGTCTTTTAAAGGGAGAGCATATCGGCCTGATCGGAGCCAACGGGGAAGGTAAATCCACATTTATGAATATAATAACCGGAACATTACAGCCGGATGAAGGTAAGGTGGAGTGGGCGAAACGGGTCCGCGTTGGTTATCTGGACCAGCATACGGTGCTGGATAAGGGGATGACCATCCGGGATGTATTAAAAGGCGCTTTTGCGTTCCTGTTTCAGATGGAAGAACAGATGAATGAAATCTGTGACAAAATGGGAGAGGCAGATGAGGAAACCATGGCCTCCATGATGGAGGAACTTGGAACCATTCAGGACCTTCTCATGGCCCATGACTTTTATATTATTGATTCAAAGGTGGAGGAAGTGGCCAGGGCCTTGGGATTAAGCGACATGGGCCTGGATAAGGACGTGACGGAATTAAGCGGAGGCCAGAGGACTAAAACTCTTTTAGGAAAGCTTTTACTTGAGAAGCCGGATATCCTACTCCTTGATGAGCCTACGAATTATCTGGACGTACAGCATATTGAATGGCTGAAACGGTATCTTCAGGAGTATGAAAATGCATTTATCCTGATATCCCATGATATCCCATTCTTAAACAGCGTGGTAAATATCATCTATAATATGGAGAACCAAAACCTGGATCGTTATGTGGGCGACTATGAAAAGTTTCAGGAAGTGTATGCGGTGAAACGGGCGCAATTAGAAGCGGCTTATAAGCGGCAGCAGCAGGAGATTTCGGAGCTGGAGGATTTTGTAGCCCGTAATAAGGCCCGGGTGTCCACCAGGAACATGGCCATGTCCAGACAAAAAAAGCTGGATAAGATGGATGTCATTGAGCTTTCAAAAGATAAGCCAAAGCCGGAGTTTCATTTTATGGAAGCCCGTACAGCCGGAAAATATATCATTGAGACTACGGATATGGTTATAGGTTATGAGGAGCCTTTGTCAAGCCCTTTAAATCTTTCCATGGAGCGCGGGGAAAAGGTGGTGCTGGTAGGTGCAAACGGTATTGGAAAGACCACTCTGTTAAAGAGCATTCTGGGGCTTATACCGTCCTTAGGTGGAAGTGTGGAGCTTGGAGATTACCTTTCCATTGGATACTTTGAACAGGAGATGACTCCCGGTAATACCACCACCTGCATCGAAGAGATCTGGAAAGAGTTTCCTTCCTATACCCAGTACCAGGTCCGGTCGGCTCTTGCCAAATGCGGCCTGACTACTAAGCACATTGAGAGTCAGGTGCGGGTGCTTAGCGGCGGAGAGCAGGCAAAGGTAAGATTATGCAAGCTCATTAACCGGGAAACCAATGTACTTCTTTTGGATGAGCCTACCAACCATCTGGATATGGAGGCAAAGGAAGAACTTAAGAGAGCTTTAAAGGAGTATAAGGGAAGTATTCTCCTGATATGCCATGAACCGGAATTCTACGATGGAATTGCTACGAGAGTGCTGGACTGCAGGGAATGGGCGCTTAAATTATCTTAA
- a CDS encoding putative ABC transporter permease — translation MYLYTWYQWLLFFFIYCFIGWIIESTYVSVRSLHFVNRGFLRLPLLPLYGSGAIIMLWLSIPVQGNLFLVFLFGMLGASALEYVTGYVMERLFKMKYWDYSNNPFNLNGYVCLPNSIAWGFLTLLLTEVIHRPLEWLVLRLNGTASISLVILVGILFVTDAIRSTKEALDLGRILETMTKLKSELDEVQVQMALLKAETAQKVSDIKTETIMKAASLKGETMGKISSLKAETASVLKESALMERLQSLTETKEKLTGRLTSYRKGILRRNPTASSRLFGEALRELKEYSKKYKKS, via the coding sequence ATGTATTTATATACTTGGTATCAATGGCTGCTGTTTTTCTTCATCTATTGCTTTATTGGCTGGATTATCGAATCCACTTATGTTTCCGTAAGAAGCCTTCATTTTGTAAACCGCGGTTTTCTCAGACTTCCCCTTCTTCCTCTCTACGGAAGCGGGGCTATTATCATGCTGTGGCTGTCCATTCCTGTCCAGGGCAACTTATTCCTGGTGTTTCTCTTTGGCATGCTGGGTGCCTCCGCTCTGGAATACGTAACCGGATATGTCATGGAGCGCCTGTTTAAGATGAAATATTGGGATTACAGCAACAATCCTTTTAATTTAAACGGTTATGTCTGTCTTCCCAACTCTATTGCCTGGGGATTTCTTACTCTTTTGCTGACGGAAGTTATTCACCGTCCCTTAGAATGGCTGGTCCTTCGCTTAAACGGGACAGCATCCATCAGCCTTGTGATTTTGGTTGGCATCCTTTTTGTCACTGATGCCATACGCTCCACCAAGGAAGCCTTAGACCTTGGCCGCATCCTGGAAACCATGACAAAGCTAAAGTCCGAGTTGGATGAGGTACAGGTGCAGATGGCCTTGTTAAAGGCAGAAACCGCCCAAAAGGTATCCGACATAAAAACCGAGACTATTATGAAGGCTGCCAGTTTAAAGGGAGAAACCATGGGAAAAATTTCCTCTTTGAAGGCTGAAACTGCCAGTGTTTTAAAAGAATCCGCCTTAATGGAACGCCTTCAGTCACTAACGGAAACCAAAGAGAAATTGACCGGACGACTGACCTCTTATCGAAAGGGAATCCTTCGCCGGAACCCTACCGCTTCATCCCGGCTGTTCGGTGAGGCCTTAAGGGAATTAAAAGAATATTCCAAAAAATATAAAAAATCATAA